A window from Candidatus Nitrospira neomarina encodes these proteins:
- a CDS encoding S1C family serine protease: MSIVTRYASHSETRRVRMSADRSIFIGLVFVVGLGYFVGLGEASAIPISQAIEQAKVATVGILPADQSEISDNNYGLPVSIRGSGIHIGRGVIVTARHAVERTEGGKVIIPDTIHVVTDTLFELPAARQGANAYLDVAVYQLQGSESDWPQAHVTFAKEDVTYGDQVFTVGYPLGWGPAINFGTTGNPNTFLPTVNSRLMQVDMSVCSGNSGGGLLNQHGQLVGLMHAIIQTETPHDDRRCARLAFALPGPLVQRVVTAVLADRVPGFSVLGIQLQTLRMGSRWALVVAKATGPSRHAGFKKGDVLMAINDVLITTPAQLKNYLIERTEPGQVVELRVQRGDAQELLSVTLGRS; this comes from the coding sequence ATGAGTATTGTTACGCGCTATGCAAGCCATTCTGAAACGCGGAGGGTACGGATGAGTGCTGACAGGTCGATTTTCATTGGACTTGTTTTTGTTGTAGGGCTTGGGTACTTCGTTGGGTTGGGAGAGGCTTCGGCCATTCCGATTTCCCAGGCCATTGAACAGGCGAAGGTGGCGACAGTCGGGATCCTCCCGGCTGATCAATCTGAGATTTCAGACAATAACTATGGGCTACCGGTCAGCATTCGCGGATCGGGCATCCATATTGGCCGGGGAGTGATTGTGACGGCACGGCATGCGGTAGAGCGAACCGAGGGAGGAAAAGTCATAATCCCGGACACCATTCATGTGGTGACGGACACCCTTTTTGAATTGCCGGCTGCTCGCCAGGGAGCCAATGCATACCTGGATGTGGCCGTGTATCAACTCCAGGGTTCCGAATCGGATTGGCCCCAAGCGCATGTCACGTTCGCCAAAGAAGATGTGACATATGGTGATCAGGTCTTTACGGTCGGGTATCCACTGGGTTGGGGGCCGGCGATTAACTTTGGTACGACTGGAAATCCCAATACGTTTTTGCCGACGGTGAACAGTCGATTAATGCAGGTCGATATGTCCGTGTGTAGCGGCAATTCTGGCGGGGGGCTGTTGAATCAACATGGACAACTGGTAGGGCTTATGCATGCCATCATTCAAACGGAAACACCGCATGATGATCGACGGTGTGCCCGATTGGCTTTTGCGCTCCCGGGACCGTTGGTTCAACGGGTGGTGACGGCCGTTTTGGCTGATAGGGTGCCGGGGTTTTCGGTGCTGGGGATTCAGCTCCAAACACTGAGGATGGGAAGTCGTTGGGCGCTGGTCGTGGCCAAAGCCACCGGTCCCTCACGCCATGCGGGATTTAAAAAAGGCGATGTGTTGATGGCCATTAATGATGTCCTGATTACCACACCGGCACAATTGAAAAATTATCTGATTGAGCGAACGGAACCCGGCCAGGTTGTCGAGCTCAGGGTTCAGCGTGGAGATGCTCAGGAGCTGCTCTCGGTTACGTTGGGTCGATCCTGA
- a CDS encoding mismatch-specific DNA-glycosylase: protein MKTREGVSNDRGRMDTSYPHSGLPDYLVPGLSILFVGINPGLRSAEVGHHFAGPSNRFWKLLFDARLIPFPMTYQDDWQLPEFGYGLTNLIARPTAGVQDLEKRDFLEGHQALVTKITKYQPRLVALLGVSMARMLLSSKEAPTAVQRLSEHPIQVGLQSLTLGDAPVCVLPNPSGRNAHYSYQHMKALFGGLKDWGQPA from the coding sequence ATGAAGACGCGTGAGGGTGTATCCAACGATCGAGGACGAATGGACACAAGTTATCCGCATTCAGGTCTTCCCGATTATCTGGTCCCCGGCTTATCCATTCTCTTTGTTGGAATTAACCCGGGTCTGCGTTCTGCAGAGGTCGGGCATCATTTTGCCGGGCCTTCCAACCGGTTTTGGAAATTACTGTTTGACGCCAGGCTGATCCCCTTTCCCATGACCTATCAGGATGATTGGCAATTGCCCGAATTCGGATATGGACTGACCAATCTGATTGCCCGGCCGACCGCCGGTGTTCAGGATTTGGAAAAACGGGATTTTCTGGAAGGACATCAGGCATTAGTGACCAAAATCACGAAATATCAACCTCGACTTGTGGCTTTGTTAGGAGTCAGTATGGCTCGCATGCTTCTCTCGTCCAAGGAGGCGCCCACGGCTGTCCAACGGTTGTCTGAACACCCTATTCAGGTTGGCCTGCAATCTCTTACCCTTGGGGATGCTCCTGTTTGTGTGTTGCCGAATCCGAGTGGGAGAAATGCCCATTATTCCTATCAGCATATGAAAGCGTTGTTCGGTGGGTTGAAGGATTGGGGCCAACCTGCATGA